A genomic segment from Oceanibaculum indicum P24 encodes:
- a CDS encoding LptA/OstA family protein, with amino-acid sequence MPRSARLSLPSFLSALLPAVLPAALITALLCLAALPAATPAGAQALSTLGGGNAPVTVEADNGIEWLRDARQYIARGNARATQGEVTVRADRLIASYREAADGSTQIFQLEADGNVRIASPTETAYGDRAVYDIDSQRMRLTGQDLRLVSAEDTVTARERIDYFQQEKRAVAVGDAVAKRGDRTIRADTLTARFTEDKAGKQQLSRVDADGNVVITTPNEIARSRQAVYTVANETAVLSGDVKITQGKNQLNGQRAEVNLRTGVSRLLAGTGGDGRVKGIFVPQEGSSLPGRRTQ; translated from the coding sequence ATGCCGAGATCCGCCAGGCTTTCCCTTCCGTCCTTCCTGTCCGCCCTCCTGCCCGCCGTCCTGCCCGCCGCCCTCATCACCGCGCTGCTCTGCCTTGCCGCCCTGCCCGCCGCCACGCCGGCCGGCGCGCAGGCACTGTCCACCCTTGGCGGCGGCAACGCCCCGGTGACGGTGGAGGCCGATAACGGCATCGAATGGCTGCGCGATGCGCGCCAGTACATCGCGCGTGGCAATGCAAGGGCGACGCAGGGCGAGGTGACGGTGCGCGCCGACCGGCTGATCGCGAGCTACCGCGAGGCGGCGGATGGCAGCACCCAGATCTTCCAACTGGAGGCCGACGGCAATGTGCGCATTGCCTCGCCGACGGAAACCGCCTATGGCGACCGCGCGGTCTATGACATCGACAGCCAGCGGATGCGCCTGACCGGACAGGATCTGCGGCTGGTATCGGCCGAGGACACGGTAACGGCGCGCGAGCGCATCGACTATTTCCAGCAGGAAAAGAGGGCCGTCGCGGTGGGCGATGCCGTCGCCAAGCGCGGCGACCGGACAATCCGGGCCGATACGCTGACCGCGCGCTTCACCGAGGACAAGGCCGGCAAGCAGCAGCTTTCCCGTGTCGATGCCGATGGCAATGTCGTCATCACCACGCCGAACGAAATCGCACGCAGCCGGCAAGCCGTCTATACTGTGGCCAATGAGACGGCAGTCCTGTCTGGAGATGTGAAGATCACCCAGGGCAAGAACCAGCTGAATGGCCAGCGCGCCGAGGTGAATCTGCGCACCGGCGTCAGCAGGCTGCTGGCTGGCACAGGCGGGGATGGCCGGGTAAAAGGTATCTTCGTGCCGCAGGAGGGCAGTTCGCTGCCCGGCCGCAGGACGCAATAG
- a CDS encoding complex I NDUFA9 subunit family protein encodes MSDKVVTVFGGSGFIGRYVVQRLAKTGVRVNVAVRHVERAKFLKPMGNVGQITPISCDITDAESVARAVQGADAVVNLVGILYPSGHGHGFDAVHHQAARTIAEAAKAADARALVQISAIGADAESDSAYARSKAAGEAAVREVFPEATILRPSIVFGPEDGFFNRFAAMARLSPALPLIGGGHTLFQPVYVGDVADAVLRVLSDPKAQGKIYELGGPKTYSFKALMELMLATIGRSRLLVPVPFGIAELQASVLQLLPVPPLTRDQVTLLKRDNVVSEGALTLADLGIEPTTVEVILPAYMERFRRGGHYSRYAA; translated from the coding sequence ATGAGCGATAAGGTGGTGACGGTTTTCGGCGGTTCGGGCTTTATCGGCCGCTATGTCGTCCAGCGGCTGGCCAAGACCGGCGTGCGCGTCAATGTCGCGGTGCGCCATGTCGAGCGCGCGAAATTCCTGAAGCCAATGGGCAATGTCGGCCAGATCACGCCGATCAGCTGCGACATCACCGACGCGGAGTCGGTTGCGCGCGCCGTGCAGGGCGCCGATGCGGTCGTCAATCTGGTCGGCATCCTGTATCCCTCGGGTCACGGTCACGGTTTCGATGCGGTGCATCACCAGGCGGCCCGGACCATTGCCGAGGCCGCGAAGGCGGCAGATGCCAGGGCGCTGGTGCAGATCTCTGCGATTGGTGCCGATGCCGAGTCCGACTCCGCCTATGCGCGTTCCAAGGCGGCGGGTGAGGCAGCTGTCCGTGAGGTTTTCCCGGAAGCCACGATCCTGCGCCCCAGCATCGTGTTCGGGCCGGAGGATGGCTTCTTCAACCGTTTCGCCGCGATGGCGCGGCTGTCGCCGGCCCTGCCGCTGATCGGCGGCGGCCATACGCTGTTCCAGCCGGTCTATGTCGGCGATGTCGCCGATGCGGTGCTGCGTGTCCTGTCCGATCCGAAGGCTCAGGGCAAGATTTATGAGCTGGGCGGTCCGAAGACCTACAGCTTCAAGGCGCTGATGGAGCTGATGCTGGCCACCATCGGCCGCAGCCGCCTGCTGGTGCCGGTGCCGTTCGGCATTGCGGAGCTGCAGGCCAGCGTCCTGCAGCTGCTGCCGGTGCCGCCGCTGACCCGCGATCAGGTGACGCTGCTGAAGCGCGACAATGTGGTTTCCGAAGGCGCGCTGACCCTGGCCGATCTCGGTATCGAGCCGACCACGGTCGAAGTCATCCTGCCGGCCTATATGGAGCGCTTCCGGCGGGGCGGGCATTACAGCCGCTACGCAGCGTAA
- the lptB gene encoding LPS export ABC transporter ATP-binding protein: protein MNQHGPRSAAESEATGTGAGPRLVADNRGLSAVNLGKQYKKRPVLRGVSVSVQRGEAVGLLGPNGAGKTTCFYIITGLIAPDYGTIALDGEDITDLPMYRRARLGIGYLPQEASIFRGLTVEQNIRAVLEVVEADPARREEQLDELLAEFSITHLRRTPSMALSGGERRRVEIARALASRPSFILLDEPLAGIDPIAVGDIRDLVSHLKDRGIGVLITDHNVRETLEIVDRAYILHDGRVLMEGVPSEIVDDADVRRVYLGERFSL, encoded by the coding sequence ATGAACCAGCACGGTCCCCGATCCGCCGCCGAGAGCGAGGCCACCGGCACCGGCGCAGGCCCGCGCCTGGTCGCCGACAACCGGGGGCTGTCCGCTGTCAATCTCGGCAAGCAGTACAAGAAGCGGCCGGTTCTGCGCGGCGTCAGCGTCTCCGTGCAGCGCGGCGAGGCGGTCGGGCTGCTGGGCCCGAACGGCGCCGGCAAGACCACCTGCTTCTACATCATCACCGGGCTGATCGCGCCCGACTACGGCACCATCGCCCTGGACGGGGAGGACATCACCGACCTGCCGATGTACCGGCGCGCGCGCCTCGGTATCGGCTACCTGCCGCAGGAGGCTTCGATCTTCCGCGGCCTGACCGTGGAGCAGAACATTCGCGCGGTGCTGGAGGTGGTCGAGGCCGACCCGGCGCGGCGCGAGGAACAGCTGGACGAGCTGCTGGCGGAATTCTCCATCACCCATCTGCGCCGCACGCCGTCCATGGCGCTGTCCGGCGGCGAGCGCCGCCGTGTCGAGATCGCCCGCGCGCTCGCCTCGCGCCCCAGCTTCATCCTTCTGGACGAGCCGCTGGCCGGCATCGACCCCATCGCCGTGGGCGATATCCGCGACCTTGTCTCGCACCTGAAGGACCGGGGGATCGGCGTGCTGATCACCGACCATAATGTGCGCGAGACGCTGGAGATCGTGGACCGCGCCTACATCCTGCATGACGGGCGTGTGCTGATGGAGGGTGTGCCGTCCGAGATCGTGGACGATGCCGACGTTCGCCGGGTCTATCTCGGGGAACGGTTCAGCTTGTGA
- the lptC gene encoding LPS export ABC transporter periplasmic protein LptC → MSSQTHIPQDANADWPAPMPPKSRRARRLPLAGYSRMVFLMKVLLPSIAVVLVGLVIAWPELISDDGRFRLNAVRIDQRDAETLRMVNPRYVGTDDRNQPFNVTADVATQSSGNSNLVTLDHPKADIALQDGSWVALTASDGLYHRDRQSIDLKGAVNIFHDSGYEFRSESALIDLKAGTAAGEQTVTGQGPGGDIEAEGFQILDRGARILFTGKSRLVMYPAAGG, encoded by the coding sequence GTGAGCAGCCAGACGCACATTCCGCAGGACGCAAACGCCGACTGGCCGGCCCCGATGCCGCCCAAGAGCAGGCGCGCGCGCCGTCTGCCGCTCGCCGGCTACAGCCGCATGGTCTTCTTGATGAAGGTGCTGCTGCCGTCGATCGCGGTGGTCCTGGTCGGGCTCGTGATCGCCTGGCCGGAACTGATCTCCGACGATGGCCGCTTCCGGCTGAACGCGGTACGCATCGATCAGCGCGATGCCGAAACCCTGCGCATGGTGAACCCGCGCTATGTCGGTACCGACGACCGCAACCAGCCTTTCAACGTCACCGCCGACGTCGCCACGCAATCCAGCGGCAATTCCAACCTAGTGACACTGGATCATCCCAAGGCCGATATCGCGCTGCAGGATGGCTCATGGGTCGCACTGACCGCCAGCGACGGCCTCTATCACCGCGACCGGCAATCCATTGACCTGAAGGGGGCGGTGAACATCTTCCACGATTCGGGCTACGAGTTCCGTTCGGAATCGGCCCTGATCGATCTGAAGGCCGGCACGGCTGCCGGCGAGCAAACAGTCACCGGGCAGGGTCCCGGCGGCGACATCGAGGCCGAAGGCTTCCAGATTCTCGACCGTGGCGCGCGCATCCTGTTCACCGGCAAGTCGCGCCTCGTCATGTATCCCGCGGCGGGAGGATGA
- a CDS encoding undecaprenyl-diphosphate phosphatase: MPLLHLIVLALVQGITEFLPISSSAHLILVPYVTGWQDQGPLLDVAVHVGTLLAVLIYFWRDVWEMLRGLMLALRGKRSPGQRMIVHLVIATIPAILAGYLLHKYAGDALRSVAIIAWATIGFGVLLYVADKIGMTVRRIEHMNIGTALLLGLAQVLAFIPGTSRSGITMTAARFLGYERADTARFSMLMSIPVIAGAGLLGALDLVEAGDVRLTEDALIGAGLAFISALIAIALMMRWLRRASFTPFVIYRMLLGAALLALIYL, encoded by the coding sequence TTGCCGCTGCTTCATCTGATAGTTCTCGCCCTGGTGCAGGGCATTACCGAATTCCTGCCGATCAGCTCCTCCGCGCATCTGATTCTGGTGCCCTATGTCACCGGCTGGCAGGATCAGGGCCCGTTGCTCGATGTGGCGGTGCATGTCGGCACGCTGCTGGCGGTGCTGATCTATTTCTGGCGCGATGTCTGGGAGATGCTGCGCGGCCTGATGCTGGCGCTGCGCGGCAAGCGCTCGCCGGGGCAGCGGATGATCGTGCATCTGGTGATCGCCACCATCCCCGCCATCCTGGCTGGCTATCTGCTGCACAAATATGCCGGCGACGCGCTGCGCAGCGTGGCGATCATTGCCTGGGCGACCATCGGCTTCGGCGTGCTGCTCTATGTCGCGGACAAGATCGGCATGACGGTCCGCCGCATCGAACACATGAACATCGGCACCGCCCTGCTGCTGGGCCTCGCGCAAGTGCTGGCCTTCATCCCCGGCACCAGCCGGTCGGGCATCACCATGACGGCGGCCCGCTTCCTGGGCTATGAGCGCGCCGACACGGCGCGTTTTTCCATGCTGATGTCGATTCCGGTGATCGCCGGCGCCGGGCTGCTGGGCGCGCTCGACCTTGTCGAGGCAGGCGATGTGCGGCTGACCGAGGATGCGCTGATCGGCGCCGGCCTCGCCTTCATCTCGGCGCTGATCGCGATTGCCCTGATGATGCGCTGGCTGCGCCGGGCGAGCTTCACGCCCTTCGTGATCTACCGGATGCTGCTGGGTGCGGCCCTGCTGGCGCTGATCTATCTCTGA
- a CDS encoding ribonuclease D, whose translation MTIHLHKGDLPDGLDLGTCVALDSETMGLRPGRDRLCLVQLSAGDGESHLVQFAPGQYDAPNLKRLLTDRKVTKLFHYARFDIAVFRHYLGVETAPLYCTKIASKLVRTYTDRHGLKDLCRELLGVDLSKQQQSSDWGADELTQEQLAYAASDVLHLHKLKAVLDERLAREGRTEIAEACFRFLPTRAALDLGGWAEEDIFAH comes from the coding sequence TTGACAATCCATCTTCATAAAGGCGACCTGCCCGACGGCCTCGACCTCGGCACCTGCGTTGCCCTCGACAGCGAGACCATGGGCCTGCGCCCCGGCCGCGACCGGCTGTGCCTCGTGCAGCTTTCGGCCGGCGATGGCGAGAGCCATCTGGTGCAGTTCGCGCCCGGCCAGTACGACGCGCCGAACCTGAAGCGGCTGCTGACCGACCGCAAGGTCACCAAGCTGTTTCATTATGCCCGCTTCGACATTGCCGTGTTCCGGCATTATCTGGGCGTCGAGACAGCACCGCTCTACTGCACGAAGATTGCCTCCAAGCTGGTGCGCACCTATACCGACCGCCACGGGCTGAAGGATCTGTGCCGCGAGCTGCTGGGCGTCGATCTGTCGAAGCAGCAGCAATCCTCCGACTGGGGTGCTGATGAGCTGACCCAGGAGCAGCTGGCCTATGCCGCCTCCGACGTCCTGCATCTGCACAAGCTGAAGGCAGTGCTGGACGAGCGCCTGGCGCGCGAGGGGCGCACGGAAATCGCGGAGGCCTGCTTCCGCTTCCTGCCGACCCGTGCCGCACTCGATCTCGGCGGCTGGGCGGAAGAGGATATCTTCGCGCATTAG